One window of Raphanus sativus cultivar WK10039 unplaced genomic scaffold, ASM80110v3 Scaffold3007, whole genome shotgun sequence genomic DNA carries:
- the LOC108832943 gene encoding cyclin-dependent kinase G-2, translating into MAARRNIRYPDHELRGQESNSRVSRRDTSVYSNESCEHNALDNGKGRVSNLRHGDSGKDRDTFASGARQRDSKESFLDRGPRRCGLSAKSVDREPGELSSESGSDESESVVKDNGAVKQVDDRTQSPVEKKRKFSPIVWDRDEHERSSLSRNEKPVEVTPLPPPPPLVKRSSQSPTVNMHEDPKQVGLLEVSAPTSSSPVEISSSCVVEQSSNAGKDGKQEDATHLEDEENMPTRHISSSRWAAGNSSPTDEGEIVEVEINKRRKKLIPGSLHNKSLTPEAGESVREGRSSDSDERRHQSLPGSRNDFEEKNAVKGDYMEIDEEERRRGNTSDSLTETDSDDEYVRHETPEPAGTPLRSINMLQGCRSVDEFERLNKIDEGTYGVVYRAKDKKTGEIVALKKVKMEKEREGFPLTALREINILLSFHHPSIVDVKEVVVGSSLDSIFMVMEYMEHDLKALMETMKQRFSQSEVKCLMLQLLEGVKYLHDNWVLHRDLKTSNLLLNNRGELKICDFGLARQYGSPLKPYTHLVVTLWYRAPELLLGAKQYSTAIDMWSLGCIMAELLAKAPLFNGKTEFDQLDKIFRVLGTPNESIWPGFSKLPGVKVNFVKHQYNLLRKKFPATSFTGSPVLSDAGFDLLNKLLTYDPERRITVDAALKHEWFSEVPLPKSKDFMPTFPAQHAQDRRGRRMIKSPDPLEEQRRKDLTQTELGSGGLFG; encoded by the exons ATGGCGGCTAGGAGGAATATTAGGTATCCTGATCATGAACTGAGAGGGCAAGAATCGAATTCTAGGGTTTCCAGGCGTGATACTAGTGTTTACTCAAATGAGAGTTGTGAACATAATGCTCTTGATAATGGAAAGGGACGGGTTAGTAATTTAAGACACGGGGATAGCGGTAAAGATAGAGATACGTTTGCGTCCGGAGCTAGACAGAGAGACAGTAAAGAATCCTTTCTTGATCGTGGACCTAGAAGATGTGGGCTTTCAGCTAAGTCTGTTGATAGGGAACCTGGTGAGCTCTCTAGTGAGAGTGGGTCTGATGAGTCTGAATCAGTGGTGAAAGATAATGGAGCTGTGAAGCAGGTGGATGATAGAACTCAAAGCCCTgtagaaaagaagagaaagtttTCACCGATTGTCTGGGACAGAGATGAGCACGAAAGAAGTTCTTTGAGTAGAAATGAGAAACCTGTGGAGGTCACCCCTCTTCCTCCCCCACCTCCACTTGTTAAGAGGTCAAGCCAGTCACCTACTGTCAACATGCATGAAGATCCTAAGCAAGTTGGTCTTCTTGAGGTTTCTGCTCCTACTTCGTCATCTCCGGTAGAGATATCTTCTTCGTGTGTGGTGGAACAATCATCAAATGCTGGGAAGGATGGAAAACAAGAGGATGCAACACACCTGGAAGATGAGGAAAACATGCCAACAAGGCATATATCATCCTCTAGGTGGGCTGCTGGTAATAGTTCCCCAACTGACGAGGGTGAAATAGTAGAAGTGGAAATAAATAAAAGGAGGAAGAAACTAATTCCCGGGAGTTTGCACAATAAGTCTTTAACGCCTGAGGCTGGAGAGTCTGTTAGGGAAGGTAGATCATCTGATTCCGATGAAAGGAGACACCAGTCTTTGCCGGGAAGCAGAAATGATTTTGAGGAGAAAAATGCTGTTAAGGGTGACTATATGGAAATTGATGAGGAGGAACGCAGAAGAGGAAATACTAGTGACagccttactgaaacagattCTGATGACGAATATGTTCGCCATGAGACACCTGAACCTGCTGGCACTCCACTGAGAAGTATAAACATGCTCCAGGGTTGTCGAAGTGTTGATGAGTTTGAGAGattaaataagatagatgaagGCACTTATGGTGTTGTTTACAGAGCGAAGGATAAAAAGACAGGTGAAATTGTGGCATTGAAGAAGGTGAAgatggaaaaagaaagagaaggcTTTCCTTTGACCGCTCTTAGGGAAATTAACATACTTCTTTCTTTTCATCACCCATCAATAGTGGATGTTAAAGAGGTGGTTGTGGGTAGTAGTCTTGATAGCATTTTTATGGTGATGGAATATATGGAACATGATCTTAAGGCTTTGATGGAGACAATGAAGCAGCGTTTCAGTCAAAGTGAAGTTAAATGCTTAATGCTTCAACTTTTAGAAGGGGTCAAGTATCTTCATGACAATTGGGTGCTTCATCGAGATTTGAAAACATCTAACCTGCTTTTAAACAATCGGGGTGAGTTGAAGATATGTGACTTTGGTTTGGCTCGGCAATACGGCAGCCCGCTGAAGCCATATACTCATCTGGTTGTTACGCTTTGGTACAG GGCACCCGAACTTCTCTTGGGAGCGAAACAATATTCTACAGCCATTGACATGTGGTCACTGGGCTGTATCATGGCAGAACTATTAGCAAAGGCGCCATTATTCAATGGTAAAACTGAGTTTGATCAACTTGACAAG ATTTTCAGAGTCCTGGGTACTCCCAATGAATCAATTTGGCCTGGATTCTCCAAGCTGCCTGGAGTCAAGGTCAACTTTGTCAAGCATCA GTATAACCTATTGCGTAAGAAATTTCCAGCCACTTCATTTACTGGTTCACCAGTTCTGTCCGACGCTGGCTTTGACTTGCTGAACAAGCTCCTGACATACGATCCTGAGAGG AGAATAACTGTGGATGCTGCTCTTAAGCATGAATGGTTCAGTGAAGTCCCTCTGCCAAAATCCAAAGATTTCATGCCTACTTTCCCTGCTCAACATGCCCAAGACAG GCGTGGGAGGAGGATGATAAAGAGCCCTGATCCTTTGGAAGAGCAACGTAGGAAGGATCTAACACAAACCGAACTAGGGTCTGGTGGTCTGTTTGGCTGA